GTGTTTGCCTGACTCCATGTATTGCCTGCGTCAGAGGTACGAAGCACTTTTGATTCAGCAGCGATCCATCCATTTGAGTCGTCGAGGAACTGCACCTTTACGAATTTCATATCAGAAACAGGTGAAGAGACCGCTGTCCATTGGGCTGAAACAGTGAGGGTAATAAAGAAGCCGAGCAGCGTTATATTAAATAGAATTTTTATCATTTCGATTACCTTAAATTGTTAATTGTTTAATCGCAATTTAAGGTGGGCCCACATCAGGGTCAATAACGCAAATGCGTCATTTTACAAGGTTTTCCCGCAATGCTTTTGCAACTGCCTGAGCTTTGGAGGTGACCTGAAGTTTGCCGTAAATGTTACGGAGGTGGTTCCTCACAGTTTCGTAACTGATGAAAAGATTGTTCGCTATCGTATGAGAATCCGTGCCGTCAACCAGACAGACAAGAATTTCATTCTCTCTTTGGGTCAGTTTATAATCATTGTTTGCAGGACTTCCCGTTTTGAAGAAATCCACAACCTTCCGTGCGATGTAAGGTGACATCGGGGCACCACCTGATACCACTTCTTCTATAGACGATATTATCCTGCCCGGTGGGGTATTTTTCAGAAGATATCCATCGGCTCCTGCCTGCATTGCATTAAATATGTTTTCGGAATCGTCGAAAATCGTCATCATGATTATTTTCAGGTCGGGATTCAGGTCTTTCAGAAGTGGAATTGCCTCGATACCCGATTTCCCGGGGAGGTTAATATCCAGCAGCACCACTTCAAAC
The sequence above is a segment of the Bacteroidota bacterium genome. Coding sequences within it:
- a CDS encoding response regulator transcription factor, which encodes MEKHEIKIAIVEDHRDFREGLVSFLGFSPGFRCVAAFPSVESALESPTGFEVVLLDINLPGKSGIEAIPLLKDLNPDLKIIMMTIFDDSENIFNAMQAGADGYLLKNTPPGRIISSIEEVVSGGAPMSPYIARKVVDFFKTGSPANNDYKLTQRENEILVCLVDGTDSHTIANNLFISYETVRNHLRNIYGKLQVTSKAQAVAKALRENLVK